The following is a genomic window from Bombina bombina isolate aBomBom1 chromosome 3, aBomBom1.pri, whole genome shotgun sequence.
GGCAGATGAGGAACGTATCAGTAAGGTGAGTTGATACTCTGGATGCTATTATAACATCATCACCATCTATGTAGATAGAgctgcaaaattttttttaaaaaaaatgaacgaATAATCCTATTTTATCCCACTTCTGTGTAGCCTTGGATCAAAGTCACAGCAATAATTGTTTTCTTTTAATCATGGTTATAAACAATCAGAAATTCAGTATATcaatgtgtttttatgtttttgtttttttatacccaCAAaacttttaaccctttcgtgacagggttaaagtgcctacatcggaacaactgttccgatgtagacaaattgaaactacgcgatcgtgcatacgatcgcgagatttcaattattggatcgcatctggggggcgtccctacaatcctaggaacgccctccagaccgcgattaaatccctgaagcacagaaggcttcaggacagccgttagttatgacgttccattccgtcataacggctttaaagcccagtctaattatgacggaatggaacggcataacggctttaaaaggttaagtaaaagctgtttttgTAAGTTTCCAAAAAacatgcagtgttctccacagaaggttttgccagccgggtggcattatgaagtaaccagtTGTAATATTCTCTTCTGCTATCCAGAGCACAAAcacattgcataatttaacataaatgtattcaaCTATAATTGATGCActaaaaattgaacattttaatagctaattttagcttaatattggctaaaatttttagccgggtggtcaataAAACCagcctggtggcattatgaagtagccaggtgtggGGTTAGTGTAATATTCTCTCAtattctatcattttctgctatccaaagcacaagttaattgcataatttaacacatgtattcaattttaatttgtgctgatttttagactcctaaacaaaccccaatGTTTTAGatctatacagacttcagattgcttctgttagTATAATAGATCTCTTCATATGcagaatatatgtatttgtgattggctgatggctgtcacatacaagggggagtggaaatagacacaattttaaaatctatttttagCATTCATTtaatgattatgcaaatctactgtatttacttggcCTTTAATCAAAGTACCTATAAAGTAATACACTAGATCCAATCGGGATCTAAATATCTGTGTGTCTGGTGGTAAAAAGCGAGCACGTGGTCTTGTGCAAGATTGATGTTGGCACATGGGCTTACTTCTTCCTTAGATATTTTGTGTTTGtatacttcagaatttttataaaGCTGCTATATGTGATACAACCTGCAGaagttggcctttttttttttttttgtctgactaAATGTGCACAGGTTCCTGAAAACGTCTATAAGCAGTAGACAGGGCAGGCATGCTCCCAGTCAATCACAAGCCagctggaggggggggggtgtatttttgtgtgtgcgcGCACCTGAAATTATCAGACACGAGCTATGTCTTGGTTATTTTCAAACGCTTTAAAAGCaactttatttcatataggtggcgagagtccacgatttgttacatatgggatatacattcttaccaggatgaggcaaagttttccaaacctcaaagcctataaataccccacccacctcactcatatctgtttaaactttgcctcctttggaggtggttaaagtatTATGTGCTTCAGTGTATACTGAAgtccggtttcccctcagagttaGTGTTTGTTAGAGGGATGTTTGGGGAGTTTAGCCTTTAGACACCATGTTGTAAACCATGTTTTTTACAGTAATTTTGCttttaaaacagattttttttttttattttattttttttaacaaaaatgcaattttaaaatcctgaaaattgtataaatctgctgatttgcagcattttcagCTAACTAAATTAAAGGAcaattaaagggagagtatacaccaattttcaaatagctgcatgtaatagacactactataaagaagaatatgcacagaaacagatctaaaaatccagttgaaaaccttttaaaaacttacttagaagcttcaagtgaaaggggctgagagcagactctcttcccccctgcatatgaaaagacagattagacaaacaggagccatcagtagtctgtaaacgcctgcaggtcctctgtaaatatGTCCTCCAATCACGGCAGGGCCTCACGAGACGAACACTCTTGgttgggaagccgtgattggagaaagccggttttgtcattgctgtgtaagtacagcaggacaAGCAGGCGGGGGATCAGCGATCCGGCTTTGCTCAAGAgaaaggtatttgtaaaaatacgctgcaatgtaaactttcatgaatgaaagtgcccctgtttttaatagtattttttttaaaaccgggcactaattgatgaaagtttacattcaatttaagggcttaatgaccagcgctgtccttgcgcagtctctactgcgcatggacgctggtccttaagggccaggtatgtttgtctcatgcGCAGTCTCTACTAATATTTTCACATTATTGTGCTGCCTTCTATTACTAGTATTCTCTATTAGAGTGTCTATCTAAAATTAATTTACAGTGAACACAGGGTTTTCAAAATACGGCGGTAGTAGCACAATCTTGGGGCATCTGATCACTGAATTATCACCAAATGCATGCGTTTTAAAGAAATATaacccaattttattttatttttttcatgattcggctAGAgcttgcaatttaagcaactttctaatttactcctatgatcaaattttctctgttcttttgctgtctttattttaaaaagcaggaatgtaagcataggaacctgggtagcacctgcttattggtgggtaccttttgctaccaatcagcaagctctgcctagatgctgaaccaaaaatgggccgactactatgcttacattcctactttttcaaatagatagcaagagaacgaagaaaaaataggattaaattagaaagttgctgaaaattgcatgctctagccgaatcataaaatataaaaaattgggtttagtatcccttttaaaggttTTACGTAAAATATCCACTTTAGATATATTACCATCCTTTGATATTTTGTAGCATATTCCATAagctaatttctttttattttacacagTTGATCAGTGAACTCGGTGACAAGAACATCGAAGATGTAGTCAACTCTGGTAAttcatattttatgtatttttgtttccTGTTGATACTTTCTTTTTCATGTAGTGTCTACAAATATCAATCAACACAGCAGGACGTTTTAGAAACCATTTCAGAACATAAGTACAGAAGATTCAGAAGCTTGTATGTAGTTAACCTACCCTCTAGATTCTAAAGTCTAGAATCTTTATAGTGATGTCAGAATttcttgtgttaaagggatagtaaacctgaatattttctttcatgactcagagagagcatgcaactttttaatttactcctattgtaatgttttcttcgttctcttgctatctatctttgaaaaagcaggcataaaAGCTttggagacggcccattttagactgagaacctgggttgtgcttgctgattggatggctagatgtagccaccaatcagcaagccctatccagggtactgaactaaaaataggCAGGCCCCAaaacttttattcctgctttttcaaataaagatagcaagagaacaaagaaaaattactcTAAAGCAACAATGAACCAAAAGGTACAGGATCATATTAATCAGACCTTTTTGTAGAATACTTCTGTATACAGAATAGTATAAATAGAgagaaccccctttttttttttttttttttttatcgctgtACTCAACTGTATCACTGGCCCCAAAGAAGCTAATTTTCTATAATAATGACATGCATTAACATTCTAGTGGTGTCATACTGTACGTAACCTGAAAATTTGAGTTGTTAATCCTCAAGGCTTATTGGTTTGTAAGTAATCATAGGATCTCACTACAAGGTCCTAAGACAGAAACTGGATTTTTGGtctttattttcaaataacattccttattttatttattttttatctacaggTCTTTCCAAACTGTCCTCAGTACCAAGTGGAGGTGCTGTGGCTGCAGCTCCTGCATCTGCTCCAGCTGCCGGAGGAGCTGCTGCAACAGGTAATATACTACATATGTGATAATACAGCCATTCAAAGGCTTTACATCCAATCCATTTAAATAAATGATTAGCGCAGGGCACAacatttccactagccattggcgaatgaaagctagtgagtgaatgttgagctACATGTTTCaaatatccatgaaagggcaaggataggttattcctctagggctatagggaccccattagtgcttagactgttacttctgagagggtaaatagGGACAGAGAGAGATTGAAGAGGAAAAGTGAGAGTGGAGAAAAGAGTGAAGAGATGAGTGAAAacaagatatggcctgagagagaaaggGGGTTAAAAAAGAGATTGGAAAGAGGATGCAGTGGAGAAAGATAAATTAGAtaattataaaacctttttttcaggtctgctatgacctcacattaatgtcaacactgcACTCTCAGTTCAACATTTTTCTGTCCAGATGTTGTCTTCCCCGAAAccttagttgatgttgctaactactATGcacttttgttaatttattactgtatggagcattatttaaccctttcatgacagggtcataatgtctacatcggaacaacgttccgatgtagacaaattgaaatcccgcgatcgcgagatttcaattatgggatcaggtcagggggcgtcactatgacgctaggcacgccctccagaccgcgatcacatccaggaagcgctgttggcttcaggacagccaaacggctatgacatATTtagtcctaacggcgctaaagcccagcatcaTTTGGACGGAATACAGCGGTATAACGGCACTAAAAggttaatttatggtataaaacataaataatactACAAAATTACTTCACAATAAGgtatttcacattggctaaacatatgcaaagagggtggTGAGTTACTGGGTGTGGTATGGGTGAGTAGTGGGTGGGATCAAAGGTGTCGTAACATTTTggtctggctagtagcttagggcttgaaattttgagccatgattagtcaactttttatatttttatatatatatatatatatatatatatatgtgtgtgtgtgttaagtctttattatttttactgtagagcgttttaaaatatattaaattgagCTTTGACAAATGTATTTGTGAGCcactaaaaatattaattttagtgACAGTTAAATTAGTCTAAGGGTTGATAAAATTGTTTTGCAAGCCTCTCAATCTACATCAATGCATTTTTCTTTTTAATGGAATAATTTTGCATTATACTTGTTCTATTAACAATGCTTCTAGTGAACGTGGTCACTGACTTTAGTGTGAGCTTTTGCTGCGTTTGTGCATCTAAATTGTTTTATGCACCagcaatttaaagtgatggtaaatctgagcgtttaaaaaaaaatgctaggatttaccacaaaaaaaaggttcatttattaaaataagggtgctaaactcacctaaTCTGTGCCGTGGCAGCTTGATAAAGTCAGAGCCTTCTGCACAGCAGAGCTCTTCTACCTCTTAACACTGTCATATGACAttcacggctattggtttagaggtggaaatgtcacctcattgaagaagagcgctgtgccgtgggctCTGACTTTGACTAACTGCCAtggcacagacagggtgagttttCGCTTTGATTTACCATTTTAAGCTGTCTCTCCGGCGGTGCCTTGTATCATGTAAATTGATTCATCGATAACAATACAAGGTACTGTCAGTTTTCGGAGCagactgtttaaaatgctggtgccagAAAATTATTTACTTATGGTTCACATCTACTGTAAAAACACACACCAagtgatagcttttattagaagcattttttttctaatatacatatattgcaaaaatgcttctgttaaaaGGTGAGATGCattgatgtatatgtatattttaggcTTGCCTTGGGATGTCCTTTTAAGAACTAACAATTTtatgaaaatacaaatattttatatataatttcagcaggcccagcagattcacaatgtGCCATTATTAGAGTTGATTCATGGCATAAGATGGCTGCGGCAAAAACTTAAGAAAATAaagtataacttttttgtgtagaTTATAGtaaatattgaaaatggcccagcgacctctgctgttactgtgatcaccttactaaattgtcatcaagggtaaccAGATGTGAAGTAGTGGCCCACATTGGTTTTTGGGAATTATAATATTGATGGGTTGGAAGAACAACCTCCCTGCAGCTGCCTGTGCATCCAGGTTCGGCCCCTTTGTGTCTTACATTGACATCACCAGAATTTACATGAAGCCTTGAAGTGCTGCACtctaggcccccccccccccccccccatgatctcTGGCCTGTAGTGTGGGGGAACCAATGAAAATGACAGATCGACAAAACAAAAGGGTTTGTCATGCAACTACAGGCTGCAATGTGAAGGACTCATCAAAGTGGTTAAAGTAAAAACAAGTAGTTCAAAttccaataaaaacattttagagTCTAGTAAAACTGGCTAAGTTCTCAGTTTTTGCAGATGTATGCAAGAATATATAGTTGTACTGAATTGTGCCTTTTTCAAAGTGTCATTTTTGTTTTCAGCTGAAAAGAAAGAAGAAGTAAAGGAAGAATCTGAAGAGTCTGATGAAGATATGGGATTTGGTCTCTTTGATTAATTCCTCTTTCTTAAATAAAATGCAATCTTGTATAAACCTGCTGTGACTTTTATTGAACGGTATAGAAGGTATGAGTGGCTGAACTTTGGTTGCATTTTGGCTTGTGTGGGGTTTTATGGTTTGTTTTTTGAGCCAATGAAAAGTGACGTGAGGGtttgcaccaatcaacagctactatcATTGGTGTATTGCTTTTCTTCAGATtaactaggtatggttttcaacagataccaagagataaacatacattttgataacagaagtaaattgaaatttcttaaaattgcatgctctgtctgaattatgatttttgactttcatgtctcttttaaagggacattattacaccaaatagaactgcatgtaatagacactactataatgaatgtgaacagatactgatataaaaatctagtataaaaccttctaaaaacgtacttagaagctcccaatttagcactgttgatgaggtaaaaaaaatagggaaaaacGCAACGATGTGTGCCTGTTCAGGTTGCATATTTGCTGACATGAACTTTTTCTCGTtcatgggcaccaatcagctaagttgtgggcACGGcatctgtttacaattactttaatattaaattgtagttGTATAATATGACTCAACTgtcatgtgaaaaaaaaaaaaggttttttttagcgATATCCATCTCTTGAGAACTACTgacgttaggagcaagaaatttagcatgcaaactttatttataatgaagattttagcTGATAATTTTTGCTATTCtagcatctttggtttttgagatataggtatcctcgtaAATCACttaaccccccttaagtggatttttggaaaATAACACGTTTCTTTTAAAAGGAGAATGTTAATGCCAATTTTCATGTccaacatctttggtttttgagatataggtatcctcataaatcgcccccccccccccccaaagggacagtcaactcaaaaaatgttattgcttaaccccttaatgactgaggacgtacgccatatgtcctAAGAAAAAATAGTTAATGCCTGAGGCCGTATGGCGtatgtcctcggtttggaaagcagctggaagcgatcctgatcgcttccagctgctttccggttattgcaggatgcctcgatatcgaggcatcatgcaataacaatttgtacccctccggtgcagagagagccactctgtggccctctctacaccggacatcgatggccgcattcgttggtgggtgagcggccatcgatgggttctgagacacagaggggggagggagcgggtgggaacccgctacactacagaaatg
Proteins encoded in this region:
- the LOC128653322 gene encoding 60S acidic ribosomal protein P2-like, with product MRYVAAYLLATLGGNTSPSAKDIKKIISSVGIEADEERISKLISELGDKNIEDVVNSGLSKLSSVPSGGAVAAAPASAPAAGGAAATAEKKEEVKEESEESDEDMGFGLFD